The following proteins are co-located in the Myxococcus fulvus genome:
- a CDS encoding lysophospholipid acyltransferase family protein — protein MIPAAKGGPFGWALDRYIGWKFRSAFRGLWVRGELPPAGPGRLVYLNHANWWDGFMLHQLSRVAGWDAYCLMDEENLRRYRFLARIGAFSIRRKDAMSSIESLRYAKELLRRPRAALYVFPEGEHRPFGELPLRLERGVEMLARVAKVECVPIGVRYAFFEHELPDVLLEVGTPHPPGPLSVFQTGLETVVKRLMSTTSLEGFTRKVSGARGVAERWDAARGVQA, from the coding sequence GTGATTCCCGCGGCCAAGGGAGGCCCCTTCGGGTGGGCGCTCGACCGGTACATCGGGTGGAAGTTCCGCTCGGCGTTCCGGGGGCTGTGGGTGCGCGGCGAGCTGCCGCCTGCCGGGCCGGGGCGGCTGGTGTACCTGAACCACGCCAACTGGTGGGACGGCTTCATGCTGCACCAGCTGTCGCGCGTGGCGGGGTGGGACGCGTACTGCCTCATGGACGAGGAGAACCTGCGGCGCTACCGCTTCCTCGCGCGCATCGGCGCCTTCAGCATCCGCCGCAAGGACGCGATGTCCTCCATCGAGTCGCTGCGCTACGCCAAGGAGCTGCTGCGCCGTCCGCGCGCGGCGCTGTATGTCTTCCCCGAGGGCGAGCACCGCCCCTTCGGCGAGCTGCCCCTGCGGCTGGAGCGCGGCGTGGAGATGCTGGCCCGGGTGGCGAAGGTGGAGTGCGTGCCCATCGGCGTGCGCTACGCCTTCTTCGAGCACGAGCTGCCGGACGTGTTGTTGGAGGTGGGCACGCCGCACCCACCCGGACCGCTGTCCGTCTTCCAGACAGGCCTGGAGACGGTGGTGAAGCGGCTCATGTCGACGACGAGCCTGGAGGGCTTCACGCGCAAGGTGTCCGGCGCGCGGGGCGTGGCCGAGCGGTGGGACGCCGCTCGGGGAGTCCAAGCATGA
- a CDS encoding MerR family transcriptional regulator, giving the protein MMLRIRTISRLTGIREATLRAWERRYGFPRPLRSEGNNYRVYSREEVEAVRRVVRLIQLDGLAVSEAIAQVVSSPLKTMPGAERLQERFWGAAMLLDEDELSRVLDEAQRAMDVDTYCDGFLMPLLREMGTRLDVAREHLASGYIRQRLRQVLSSLESMASGPRVLLACPRGDSHEGGLLGLAVQLKRKGWRTTFLGADTPAEALRVACEQLRPDLVALSFVHGRSPEEFLTVLSEALQACALSSVVVGGPGAREHLKTVFTLGAQFAESSQELIALWNQVRTAQNRP; this is encoded by the coding sequence ATGATGTTGCGCATCCGCACCATTTCCCGACTGACGGGCATCCGCGAGGCGACGCTGCGCGCGTGGGAGCGCCGCTACGGCTTCCCCCGGCCGCTTCGCAGCGAGGGCAACAACTACCGCGTGTACTCGCGCGAGGAGGTGGAGGCCGTCCGCCGCGTCGTCCGCCTCATCCAACTGGACGGGCTGGCGGTGAGCGAGGCCATCGCCCAGGTGGTGTCCTCGCCGCTCAAGACGATGCCCGGCGCGGAGCGGCTGCAGGAGCGCTTCTGGGGCGCCGCGATGCTGCTGGACGAGGACGAGCTGTCGCGCGTGCTGGACGAGGCCCAGCGCGCCATGGACGTGGACACGTACTGCGACGGCTTCCTCATGCCGCTGTTGCGCGAGATGGGCACGCGGCTGGACGTGGCGCGCGAGCACCTGGCCTCCGGCTACATCCGCCAGCGGCTGCGCCAGGTGCTCTCCAGCCTGGAGAGCATGGCCAGCGGGCCCCGGGTGCTCCTGGCGTGTCCCCGGGGGGACTCGCACGAAGGGGGGCTGTTGGGCTTGGCCGTGCAGCTCAAGCGCAAGGGCTGGCGCACCACGTTCCTGGGCGCGGACACCCCCGCCGAGGCCCTGCGCGTGGCGTGCGAGCAATTGCGGCCGGACCTCGTGGCGCTGTCCTTCGTCCACGGGCGGTCGCCGGAGGAGTTCCTCACGGTGCTGTCCGAGGCGCTGCAAGCCTGCGCCCTCTCGTCGGTCGTGGTAGGAGGGCCCGGCGCGCGCGAGCACCTGAAGACCGTCTTCACGCTCGGCGCGCAGTTCGCCGAGTCGTCGCAGGAGTTGATAGCCCTCTGGAATCAGGTGCGGACCGCGCAGAATCGCCCCTGA
- a CDS encoding MerR family transcriptional regulator produces MAERTYRIHVAAELSGVRVELIRAWERRYGVLQPLRTPAGYRVYTERDVALLKRLKKLTDEGVAISEAAKLLPQLLAELDAASVASEEDPLASGSGLDFWRDAALLAAEAYDQVGVSAVVDEVLSALPPIKAFEGVLAPLQREVGERWHRGTLTVAQEHLVTQVVRARLVSLLHAAPQGGRKHALLACFPEEEHELGLLAVALRLRHAGHRVTLLGQRVPAVDLGRAVTRLRPDVVGLSAVNNPGEAVFEATLTQVLRELPPGIPVWVGGAAATAHADLVDRLGARLFSAEGDWARLVG; encoded by the coding sequence ATGGCCGAGCGCACCTACCGAATCCACGTCGCGGCCGAGCTGTCCGGGGTTCGGGTGGAGCTCATCCGCGCCTGGGAGCGGCGCTACGGGGTGCTCCAGCCGCTGCGCACGCCCGCCGGCTACCGCGTCTACACCGAGCGGGACGTGGCGCTGCTCAAGCGCCTGAAGAAGCTCACCGACGAGGGCGTGGCCATCAGCGAGGCGGCGAAGCTGCTGCCCCAGTTGCTCGCCGAGCTGGACGCGGCGAGCGTGGCCTCCGAGGAGGACCCGCTGGCCTCGGGCTCGGGGCTGGACTTCTGGCGCGACGCGGCCCTGCTGGCGGCCGAGGCGTATGACCAGGTTGGCGTGTCCGCGGTGGTGGATGAGGTGCTGTCCGCGCTGCCCCCCATCAAGGCCTTCGAGGGCGTGCTGGCCCCTCTCCAGCGCGAGGTGGGCGAGCGCTGGCACCGGGGCACGCTGACGGTGGCGCAGGAGCACCTGGTGACGCAGGTGGTGCGCGCGCGGCTGGTGAGCCTGCTGCACGCGGCGCCGCAGGGGGGACGCAAGCACGCGCTGCTCGCGTGCTTCCCGGAGGAGGAGCATGAGCTGGGCCTGCTCGCCGTGGCCCTGCGCCTGCGCCACGCGGGGCACCGGGTGACGCTGTTGGGCCAGCGCGTGCCCGCCGTGGACCTGGGCCGCGCGGTGACGCGGCTGCGTCCGGACGTGGTGGGGCTGTCGGCGGTGAACAACCCGGGTGAGGCCGTGTTCGAGGCCACGCTCACCCAGGTCCTGCGCGAGCTGCCCCCGGGCATCCCCGTCTGGGTGGGCGGCGCCGCGGCGACGGCCCACGCGGACCTGGTGGACCGGCTGGGCGCCCGGCTGTTCAGCGCCGAGGGCGACTGGGCGCGGCTGGTGGGTTAG
- a CDS encoding WD40/YVTN/BNR-like repeat-containing protein, whose translation MMTGAIFLAAMLSVGSAGMRWETQPSLTSVRLRGVSAVDARVAWASGDQGTFVRTTDGGQTWRPGKVPGAEALDFRDVDAFSATTAYLLSIGEGDKSRIYKTEDGGETWRLQFTNTTPGAFFDGMAFWDERHGVAFSDPVQGRFLVIATSDGGATWAPLPAEALPPALPGEAGFAASGTSITVRAPRQAWFGLGGKAARVVRTTDGGKSWSVATTPLATGDGGGIFSLLFWSENEGIAVGGNHQRPTDATGNLALTKDGGKTWTVPPGNRPAGYRSCVAQVHGAPGPTLVTVGPSGSELSVDGARTWMPLGTTGFHAVSTSRSGNRVWAVGEAGLIATLQRSRPSRANPPAAPSRPRR comes from the coding sequence ATGATGACGGGAGCCATCTTTCTGGCCGCGATGCTGTCGGTGGGGAGCGCGGGCATGCGGTGGGAGACCCAGCCGAGCCTCACCTCCGTGAGGCTGCGCGGCGTCAGCGCCGTCGACGCCCGCGTGGCCTGGGCCAGCGGAGACCAGGGCACCTTCGTGCGCACCACGGACGGAGGACAGACGTGGAGGCCGGGCAAGGTGCCGGGCGCGGAGGCGCTGGACTTCCGGGACGTGGACGCCTTCAGCGCCACCACCGCGTACCTGCTCTCCATCGGCGAGGGCGACAAGTCCCGCATCTACAAGACGGAGGACGGCGGCGAGACGTGGCGGCTGCAGTTCACCAACACCACGCCCGGCGCCTTCTTCGACGGCATGGCCTTCTGGGACGAGCGCCACGGCGTGGCCTTCAGCGACCCGGTGCAGGGCCGCTTCCTGGTCATCGCCACCTCCGACGGCGGCGCCACCTGGGCACCGCTCCCCGCCGAGGCCCTCCCGCCCGCGCTGCCGGGAGAGGCGGGCTTCGCGGCCAGCGGCACCAGCATCACCGTGCGAGCCCCCCGGCAGGCGTGGTTCGGCCTGGGCGGCAAGGCGGCCCGCGTGGTGCGCACCACCGACGGCGGCAAGTCGTGGAGCGTGGCGACCACGCCGCTGGCCACGGGCGACGGCGGCGGCATCTTCTCGCTGCTCTTCTGGAGCGAGAACGAGGGCATCGCCGTGGGCGGCAACCACCAGCGCCCCACGGACGCCACCGGCAACCTGGCCCTCACGAAGGACGGCGGCAAGACGTGGACGGTGCCTCCGGGAAATCGGCCCGCGGGCTATCGCTCGTGCGTCGCGCAGGTGCATGGCGCGCCGGGCCCCACGCTCGTCACCGTGGGTCCGTCCGGCTCGGAGCTGTCCGTGGACGGCGCGCGCACGTGGATGCCCCTGGGCACCACCGGCTTCCACGCCGTCTCCACCTCGCGCTCGGGCAACCGCGTCTGGGCCGTGGGAGAGGCGGGCCTCATCGCCACGCTCCAGCGCTCGCGGCCGTCGCGGGCTAACCCACCAGCCGCGCCCAGTCGCCCTCGGCGCTGA
- a CDS encoding ADYC domain-containing protein, which produces MSAVSRLLSSTLSLCLLAACEPVSTQGAAPELAAQDFRADGDDSHSQGTQLHGTSIGSFFYDPATVLFENVRRPALLRVFRGELAAKMPIAVSGTTASLSPCFLRSDAGATRTCGFTVKGQGVCTPDTLVTLDSGECAGSAGSCTGRPVLRVCAGEKPCEHARQGYLGSSEGIVKPDPSCALECPSVRFTCPKSGIFTVLAGPYLPGQPWSASPKASGGRFPVEHKELRGKQLIGTQLRSLSTAHYNSTIEVVDAINANQVTIPESPGIWDASGSTFLYRVQVTPASGATVDLCTTGANPAVGWAWAVPLEGYFNASGARQESTHHFTLGCDPGVLAKCYRWGYKPWLDGASPGAVTKAHWACTRMARADYCGNGTPFTQDGTPIQPWDALTPNIITAPQPGGSSDMQFEAGWDTSGPACLSHWRWKHLQAGCVELQPPIEDSAGNVINDCRDPHNVAGAYKCSPICDNAEEAAQRYKSVVFNNSQSNEQLAPPQP; this is translated from the coding sequence ATGAGCGCCGTCTCGCGATTGCTGTCATCCACGCTGTCTCTGTGTCTGCTCGCCGCCTGCGAGCCCGTGTCCACCCAGGGAGCCGCCCCCGAGCTCGCCGCCCAGGACTTCCGCGCCGATGGCGACGACTCCCACTCCCAGGGGACGCAGCTCCACGGCACGAGCATCGGCTCGTTCTTCTACGACCCCGCCACCGTCCTCTTCGAGAACGTCCGCCGCCCCGCCCTGCTGCGGGTCTTCCGCGGAGAGCTCGCGGCGAAGATGCCGATCGCCGTCTCGGGCACCACCGCCAGCCTCAGCCCCTGCTTCCTGCGCTCCGACGCGGGAGCCACACGCACCTGCGGCTTCACCGTGAAGGGCCAGGGCGTGTGCACCCCGGACACCCTCGTGACTCTCGACAGCGGCGAGTGCGCAGGCTCCGCCGGGAGCTGCACCGGTCGCCCCGTCCTGCGCGTCTGCGCGGGGGAGAAGCCCTGTGAGCACGCGCGCCAGGGCTACCTCGGCTCGTCCGAGGGCATCGTGAAGCCCGACCCCAGCTGTGCCCTCGAATGTCCCTCCGTGCGCTTCACCTGTCCCAAGAGCGGCATCTTCACCGTGCTCGCGGGGCCCTACCTCCCGGGGCAGCCCTGGAGCGCCTCGCCGAAGGCCAGCGGCGGCCGCTTCCCGGTGGAGCACAAGGAGCTGCGCGGCAAGCAGCTCATCGGCACGCAGCTGCGCAGCCTCTCGACGGCCCACTACAACTCCACGATTGAAGTCGTGGACGCCATCAACGCCAACCAGGTCACCATCCCCGAGTCCCCCGGCATCTGGGACGCCAGCGGCTCCACCTTCCTCTACCGGGTGCAGGTGACGCCCGCGTCCGGAGCCACCGTCGACCTGTGCACGACGGGCGCGAATCCCGCCGTGGGCTGGGCCTGGGCCGTGCCCCTGGAGGGCTACTTCAACGCGAGCGGCGCGCGCCAGGAGTCCACCCACCACTTCACGCTCGGGTGCGACCCGGGCGTGCTCGCCAAGTGCTACCGCTGGGGCTACAAGCCCTGGCTCGACGGCGCCTCGCCGGGCGCGGTGACGAAGGCCCACTGGGCCTGCACCCGCATGGCCCGCGCGGACTACTGCGGCAACGGCACGCCCTTCACCCAGGATGGCACCCCCATCCAGCCGTGGGACGCCCTGACGCCCAACATCATCACCGCGCCGCAGCCGGGCGGCAGCTCCGACATGCAATTCGAGGCGGGCTGGGACACGAGCGGCCCCGCGTGTCTGAGCCACTGGCGCTGGAAGCACCTGCAGGCCGGCTGCGTGGAGCTGCAGCCCCCCATCGAGGACTCCGCGGGCAACGTCATCAACGACTGCCGCGACCCCCACAACGTCGCGGGCGCGTACAAGTGCTCGCCCATCTGCGACAACGCAGAGGAGGCGGCCCAGCGCTACAAGAGCGTCGTCTTCAACAACTCCCAATCCAACGAACAGCTGGCCCCGCCCCAGCCGTGA